A stretch of the Veillonella parvula DSM 2008 genome encodes the following:
- a CDS encoding DUF3656 domain-containing U32 family peptidase → MELLAPAGTMENFIAALEAGADAIYLGGKGFNARAHAANFGIEELTEAIRLAHILDVSVYVTVNILIGDSELTTLAEYLKELECIGVDAIIVQDLAVAKLAQQVAPKLHLHGSTQMTAATLDAVRFYESLGFTRVVLARELSLAEIEHICKNCTAEIEVFIHGALCVCYSGQCLMSSFIGGRSGNRGACAQPCRLPYELLDSSGTSLLPKHEAYLLSPKDLNYSEYMNELVAAGVTSFKVEGRMKKVSYVRQVIGTYRHILDTAHIDSTDADALASGFNRGFSTDYLTDHVGKSMMTVVAPNNQGKLIGKAEVKKGQVHLFLTEPIEKGSLLKVMQDSGSITYYQIDQNWSLMDEKHFVGKPDEGFAAGQVFLASTPKSQKQRGLQDFSAKLEVHGYLSINTDREQPCTDLTFVLNDGRTVTVSNEFEPVYANNKPTTLEKVTDQVGRLGNTLFTLGSMSIPDGPYMWPASVLNALRRDAVEALENLLITDHEIAWAELATEPQDMSSIVAKSSIQYTEPMVSARVDELEAVKAAIEGGAKKIIFGGDRLQRKPYELSIYEQVAKLCKDHNVLCVFATPRVVKDDEVKAYMNTLKTMVEAKADSISIHVPQALLWLRDLGYTGAVEADTGLNIFNGSALQVWQDFNMSSIAPSLELTLTQLVSLQKSTNLPLEVMVHGYTEMMISEYCAIASFVGTGKKENCPMPCVKEDYALKDRKGEVFPLRTDPYCRMHIMNSHEMDMRAYVPELHRKGLHILRIDGRHMDPKRLRIIVADYVSIQNGTKEAPPKSVGKDDTPITRGHYFRGIL, encoded by the coding sequence ATGGAATTATTGGCTCCTGCTGGTACGATGGAAAACTTTATAGCCGCGTTAGAGGCCGGGGCGGATGCAATTTATTTAGGCGGTAAGGGTTTTAACGCACGTGCTCATGCAGCAAACTTTGGAATTGAGGAATTAACCGAGGCTATTCGCTTGGCCCATATTCTAGATGTGTCTGTGTATGTAACGGTAAATATCCTCATAGGTGATTCTGAACTTACGACCCTTGCTGAGTATTTGAAGGAGTTAGAGTGCATCGGTGTCGATGCTATCATCGTGCAAGACTTGGCTGTGGCTAAATTAGCGCAACAGGTGGCCCCTAAGTTGCATCTTCACGGCAGTACGCAGATGACGGCGGCCACACTCGATGCTGTTCGTTTTTATGAAAGTCTCGGTTTTACACGTGTCGTTTTAGCTCGTGAATTGAGCCTCGCTGAAATTGAACATATTTGCAAGAACTGTACAGCTGAAATCGAAGTCTTTATACACGGTGCGTTGTGCGTATGTTATTCTGGTCAATGCTTAATGAGTTCTTTTATTGGTGGTCGCAGTGGTAACCGTGGTGCTTGTGCACAGCCTTGTCGTTTGCCTTATGAGTTATTGGATTCTTCAGGTACTAGCTTGTTGCCAAAACACGAAGCCTATCTATTAAGTCCAAAGGATCTTAACTATAGTGAATATATGAATGAACTTGTGGCGGCCGGTGTTACGTCCTTTAAGGTAGAAGGGCGTATGAAAAAGGTTTCCTACGTGCGTCAAGTTATTGGGACCTATCGTCATATTTTAGATACGGCTCATATAGATTCTACTGATGCCGATGCATTAGCTTCTGGATTTAATCGTGGATTCTCTACGGATTATTTAACAGACCATGTAGGAAAATCAATGATGACCGTGGTAGCCCCAAATAATCAAGGGAAATTGATAGGCAAAGCAGAGGTCAAAAAGGGTCAAGTTCATTTATTTCTAACAGAACCGATTGAAAAAGGATCACTTTTAAAGGTAATGCAAGATTCTGGTAGTATTACGTATTATCAAATTGATCAGAATTGGTCCTTAATGGATGAAAAGCATTTTGTAGGCAAACCTGATGAAGGGTTTGCAGCGGGACAAGTATTTTTAGCATCTACGCCAAAATCTCAAAAGCAACGAGGCTTACAAGATTTCAGTGCTAAATTAGAGGTACATGGTTATCTATCTATTAATACAGATCGAGAACAACCTTGCACAGACCTTACCTTTGTATTGAATGATGGGCGTACTGTGACTGTATCTAATGAGTTTGAACCGGTTTATGCTAACAATAAACCGACTACATTAGAGAAGGTTACAGACCAAGTAGGTAGATTAGGCAATACATTATTTACGCTTGGCTCTATGTCTATTCCTGATGGACCTTATATGTGGCCAGCTAGTGTGTTAAATGCATTGCGTCGCGATGCTGTAGAGGCATTAGAAAACTTGTTGATTACAGACCATGAAATAGCATGGGCTGAGCTAGCTACAGAGCCTCAAGATATGTCTTCTATAGTGGCTAAGAGTAGTATTCAATATACTGAGCCTATGGTGAGTGCTCGCGTTGATGAACTAGAGGCTGTGAAAGCAGCTATTGAAGGGGGCGCTAAGAAGATTATCTTCGGTGGTGACCGTTTACAACGTAAGCCTTATGAACTTAGCATCTACGAGCAGGTAGCTAAACTTTGCAAAGACCATAATGTACTTTGTGTATTTGCTACCCCTCGCGTCGTGAAAGATGATGAAGTAAAGGCGTATATGAATACGCTTAAGACCATGGTAGAGGCTAAAGCGGATAGCATTTCTATTCACGTGCCACAAGCATTACTATGGCTCCGTGATTTAGGTTATACCGGTGCTGTTGAAGCCGATACAGGTCTTAATATATTTAATGGCTCTGCACTACAAGTATGGCAAGACTTTAATATGAGTAGTATAGCGCCATCCTTAGAGTTAACCTTGACGCAACTCGTAAGCTTACAAAAATCTACTAATTTGCCATTAGAGGTTATGGTTCATGGTTATACGGAAATGATGATTTCTGAATACTGTGCCATCGCTAGCTTTGTAGGGACTGGTAAAAAAGAAAATTGCCCTATGCCGTGTGTAAAGGAAGATTACGCATTGAAGGACCGTAAAGGGGAAGTGTTCCCACTTCGTACGGATCCGTATTGCCGTATGCACATCATGAACAGTCATGAAATGGATATGCGCGCGTATGTGCCAGAGTTACATCGAAAAGGGCTACATATTTTGCGTATCGATGGGCGTCATATGGATCCAAAGAGATTGCGTATTATCGTAGCAGATTATGTATCCATTCAAAATGGAACAAAAGAGGCTCCTCCTAAGAGTGTAGGCAAGGATGATACGCCTATTACAAGGGGCCACTATTTTAGAGGTATTTTATAA
- a CDS encoding transglycosylase domain-containing protein, with translation MSSNSNTRANRRSNGNGSTPKKTNPKRLFWICTLLFILIVAGGGCGFISATLSNLPDVSNVRPSASSQIYDVHGNLITTVHSTENRLPVPLKDVPKDLQNAFVATEDSRFYTHHGIDPIGILRAVWVNIVHSGVSEGGSTITQQLARNAFLSQDRTLKRKISEALLALKIEQHYTKDEILEMYMNQIYFGQGAYGVQSASHVYFGKDASELTLAQAALIAGLPQSPNYYSPFNDLEASKKRQAVVLGQMVKYGYITQEQADEARQADLGLIAKQEQAHEKSNASYFINYVISQISEKYGDDAIYKDGLKIYTTLDMDAQNAAVAAMQNLPNYYTDKNGLSQPQGAIVAMNPHNGYIVAMVGGRGDDAFNRATQAERQPGSTMKPFVYLAAIQSGKTPGSIVEDSPVTFGNWSPKNYENDYEGNITYRYALQHSRNVAAVKVADEVGMTKVINLAKEMGISTLTDQDYNLSTALGGLTHGVTPLDMVQAYGVLANGGIKVQPTAILKIVDRNGQVVEENSIQEKRVIDEKDAAIMTNMLESVINGGTGGNAAIGRPAAGKTGTTDDSKDAWFIGYTPDLVAAVWIGDDYGTETLHGITGGSTPAVMWGQFMSNALANTPASDFPVPASAQAAISEGYVNPTKAQPKKEDKKDEKADKKDDTGKATDEKIKSNDKSQKEEVTEQKSNSSKNKKSKKER, from the coding sequence ATGAGTAGTAACTCAAATACGAGAGCCAATCGCCGCTCAAATGGTAATGGTTCTACGCCGAAGAAAACAAATCCTAAGCGTCTATTTTGGATTTGTACACTTCTCTTTATACTCATCGTAGCCGGTGGTGGCTGTGGTTTCATAAGTGCCACATTATCAAATCTACCGGATGTATCCAATGTACGCCCTTCTGCATCGTCTCAAATTTATGACGTGCACGGCAATCTCATTACTACGGTTCACTCCACAGAAAATAGATTGCCAGTACCTCTAAAAGATGTACCAAAAGATTTACAGAATGCCTTTGTAGCTACAGAAGATTCCCGTTTCTATACGCATCATGGTATTGACCCAATTGGTATTTTACGTGCTGTATGGGTAAACATTGTACATAGCGGTGTATCTGAAGGTGGTTCCACAATTACTCAACAATTAGCTCGTAATGCATTCTTATCCCAAGATAGAACATTAAAACGTAAAATTTCCGAAGCATTATTAGCGCTTAAAATTGAACAACATTACACCAAGGATGAAATCCTTGAAATGTATATGAACCAAATCTACTTTGGTCAAGGTGCTTACGGTGTACAATCTGCATCTCATGTATATTTTGGTAAGGATGCTAGTGAGTTAACACTTGCACAAGCGGCGCTCATTGCTGGTTTACCACAAAGCCCTAACTATTACTCCCCATTCAATGATTTAGAGGCTAGTAAAAAACGTCAAGCTGTCGTATTAGGCCAAATGGTAAAATATGGTTATATTACACAAGAGCAAGCTGACGAAGCTCGTCAAGCAGATTTAGGTTTAATAGCTAAACAAGAACAAGCTCATGAGAAATCTAATGCATCTTACTTCATTAACTATGTTATTTCTCAGATTTCTGAAAAGTACGGCGATGATGCCATCTATAAAGATGGGTTAAAAATCTATACTACTCTCGATATGGATGCACAAAATGCTGCTGTTGCAGCAATGCAAAACTTGCCTAATTACTACACTGATAAAAATGGATTATCTCAACCACAAGGTGCTATAGTAGCCATGAACCCTCACAATGGTTACATTGTAGCCATGGTCGGTGGTCGCGGTGATGACGCTTTCAACCGCGCTACACAAGCAGAACGTCAACCTGGTTCCACTATGAAACCTTTCGTTTACTTAGCAGCTATTCAATCAGGTAAGACTCCTGGCTCTATAGTTGAGGACAGTCCTGTTACCTTCGGTAATTGGAGCCCTAAAAACTATGAAAACGACTACGAAGGTAATATTACATACCGCTACGCATTACAACATTCTCGCAATGTAGCAGCTGTAAAAGTTGCCGATGAAGTAGGTATGACTAAAGTTATCAATCTTGCTAAAGAAATGGGTATCTCTACTCTAACTGATCAAGATTACAACTTATCGACAGCACTTGGCGGTTTAACTCATGGTGTTACACCTCTTGATATGGTACAGGCTTACGGTGTACTTGCTAATGGCGGTATCAAGGTTCAACCTACAGCCATCCTTAAAATTGTAGATCGCAACGGCCAAGTTGTAGAAGAAAACTCTATCCAAGAAAAACGCGTTATTGATGAAAAAGATGCGGCCATCATGACTAATATGCTAGAATCTGTTATAAATGGTGGTACTGGCGGTAATGCAGCCATCGGTCGTCCTGCAGCAGGTAAAACAGGTACTACTGATGACTCCAAAGATGCTTGGTTCATAGGTTACACTCCAGATTTAGTAGCTGCTGTTTGGATTGGTGATGACTACGGCACCGAAACATTACACGGTATTACGGGTGGTAGTACACCTGCTGTTATGTGGGGTCAATTCATGTCCAATGCTCTTGCCAATACTCCGGCCTCTGACTTCCCTGTCCCAGCTAGCGCACAAGCAGCAATCTCTGAAGGTTACGTCAATCCTACAAAGGCACAACCTAAAAAAGAAGATAAAAAGGACGAAAAAGCAGATAAGAAAGATGATACAGGCAAAGCAACAGATGAAAAAATAAAAAGTAATGACAAGTCTCAAAAAGAAGAGGTCACAGAGCAAAAATCAAATTCATCGAAAAATAAAAAGTCTAAAAAGGAACGCTAA
- the tyrS gene encoding tyrosine--tRNA ligase — translation MISAQEQVRQIKHGVADLINEQDLVKKIEKSIKENKPLVVKLGLDPTAPDIHLGHTVPLRKLRLFQEFGHQVVIVIGGFTARIGDPTGKSVTRPPLTKEEVLKNAETYKTQIFKVLDPEKTIVRDNSEWLESMNFADVLRLASSYTVARMMERDDFSKRFKEGRPIGVHEFMYPLMQGHDSVALHADVEFGGTDQTFNLLMGRHLQELEGQEPQVVITMPLLEGLDGIQKMSKSLGNYIGIDEEPKEMYGKAMSIPDELMMRYFMLVTDMSIEDQEDMTKRLESGELHPRDAKMQLARTIVRLYHGEEAALEAEEEFKRVFQQRAMPTDIPEYAMDAPTEPIFVPQFCTDAGLTASNGEARRSIKAGAFKVNGEKYSEENITLEDGMILQVGKRKFLKIKFN, via the coding sequence ATGATTAGTGCTCAAGAACAAGTGCGCCAAATTAAACATGGTGTAGCGGATTTAATTAACGAACAAGATCTTGTAAAAAAAATAGAGAAATCCATTAAGGAAAATAAACCACTAGTTGTAAAACTAGGTTTGGATCCAACGGCTCCAGATATTCATTTGGGACATACTGTTCCTCTTCGCAAGCTGCGTTTATTCCAAGAATTTGGTCATCAAGTAGTGATCGTCATCGGTGGTTTCACTGCTCGTATTGGTGATCCTACTGGTAAAAGTGTTACTCGTCCACCATTAACAAAAGAAGAAGTATTGAAAAATGCTGAAACTTATAAAACACAAATCTTCAAGGTATTAGACCCAGAAAAAACAATCGTTCGTGACAATAGCGAATGGTTAGAATCTATGAACTTTGCTGACGTACTTCGTTTGGCTAGCTCCTATACAGTTGCACGTATGATGGAACGCGATGATTTCAGCAAACGCTTTAAAGAAGGTCGTCCTATTGGCGTGCATGAGTTCATGTACCCATTGATGCAAGGTCACGATTCTGTTGCATTACATGCAGACGTTGAATTTGGTGGCACAGACCAAACTTTCAACCTGTTGATGGGGCGTCATTTACAAGAATTAGAAGGTCAAGAGCCACAAGTTGTTATTACAATGCCATTGCTTGAAGGCCTTGACGGCATTCAAAAAATGAGTAAATCTTTAGGCAACTACATTGGTATTGATGAAGAACCTAAAGAAATGTATGGTAAAGCGATGTCCATACCTGATGAATTGATGATGCGTTACTTCATGCTCGTTACCGATATGTCTATCGAAGATCAGGAAGACATGACAAAGCGTCTTGAATCCGGTGAATTGCATCCGCGTGATGCCAAGATGCAATTGGCTCGTACCATCGTTCGTTTGTACCATGGTGAAGAGGCTGCTTTGGAGGCGGAAGAGGAATTCAAACGCGTATTCCAACAACGCGCTATGCCTACAGATATTCCTGAATATGCTATGGATGCGCCAACAGAGCCAATCTTTGTACCACAGTTTTGTACAGATGCCGGTTTGACAGCATCCAATGGTGAAGCCCGTCGCTCCATTAAAGCAGGTGCTTTCAAAGTAAATGGCGAAAAATATAGCGAAGAAAACATTACTCTTGAAGACGGCATGATCCTTCAAGTCGGTAAACGCAAATTCCTAAAAATTAAATTTAACTAA
- a CDS encoding endonuclease MutS2 — MFNEDVLDFHHIKEQLQQHCSSTIAKELAMHIEPMTDAKTIQENLDETAEAMRSLQTEVEQPLGGTRDIRESCKKSRKDFVLTREALWDIYLTIGAYKRMIKFFRMKYMDYPLLSLWVQDMPNTDRIENRFKRVFDEKGELLDTASPKLASLRNTIIKTREKIKNDIQAILHDKDNQKYFQEAIITQRNNRYVIPVKQEYRQYFDGLIHDRSATGQTLYIEPMRLVNLNNELQEALIGEEQEVLRIYRELSALVKQHSNDLMDACEKVSHIEFVYGKASLAISYKGVPAILSTDRTVNLMRARHPLIPPNMVVPTNIQLGTSYRILLITGSNTGGKTVSLKTLGLLSLMNQCGLFIPADHGSMLPVFHNIFADIGDEQSIEASLSTFSAHMTQVISIIKHCGPNDLVLLDELGSGTDPEEGSALAVSILEFFRKKGALMVVSTHYNELKNYAYHTEGIENGHVEFDERTLKPTYRLHIGVAGSSHALSIAARLGLPKDIVERATEYKSQFGSHEMEEVLSDLNEQLRKASERERALKKELDETRRMRGQLEKEKKQFNEKRKQILSKAQADAESMKRSLRVEGEAIIKQLKTQFSETNKDRRQSAINAARMGISSVHVPEAPVDDERKSLTADAIKVGQAVYVTSLRSLGTVLSINGNRVNVDINGLTATVKVSELQSTTREEGNKLAREQKAVMPKTRKRMGGSAVQRQKEVRTEINILGQTVDEAIVSVGRFIDQALLGGVNQVRIIHGKGTGALREGVHQYLRTLPHVAHFETAGYDEGGAGATNVVLK, encoded by the coding sequence TTGTTTAACGAAGATGTATTAGACTTTCACCATATAAAAGAACAATTACAACAACATTGTAGTTCTACCATTGCTAAAGAATTAGCGATGCACATTGAACCGATGACAGATGCCAAGACCATTCAAGAAAACCTTGATGAGACGGCAGAAGCGATGCGTTCACTGCAAACAGAGGTAGAACAGCCGTTAGGCGGTACACGCGATATTCGTGAATCTTGCAAAAAGAGTCGCAAAGACTTTGTTCTTACACGTGAAGCCTTGTGGGACATTTATTTGACCATTGGTGCTTATAAGCGCATGATAAAGTTCTTTAGAATGAAATATATGGATTATCCATTGCTATCCCTATGGGTACAGGATATGCCAAATACAGATCGCATTGAAAACCGTTTTAAACGCGTCTTTGATGAGAAAGGGGAATTGCTTGATACAGCATCTCCTAAATTGGCTAGCCTTAGAAATACGATTATTAAAACTCGTGAAAAGATTAAAAATGATATTCAAGCTATTTTGCACGACAAGGATAATCAAAAGTATTTCCAAGAAGCGATTATTACACAGCGTAACAATCGTTACGTAATCCCTGTAAAACAGGAGTATCGCCAATACTTTGATGGTCTCATTCACGACCGTTCTGCAACGGGTCAAACCTTATATATTGAACCGATGCGCTTGGTGAATCTAAATAATGAATTACAAGAGGCATTAATTGGTGAAGAGCAAGAGGTATTGCGTATTTACCGCGAATTATCGGCCCTTGTCAAACAACATAGCAATGATTTGATGGATGCTTGTGAAAAGGTATCCCATATTGAATTTGTATATGGTAAGGCGAGCCTTGCTATTTCTTACAAGGGTGTACCGGCAATCTTAAGTACTGACAGAACAGTTAATCTCATGAGAGCTCGTCACCCATTAATTCCACCAAATATGGTAGTGCCTACAAATATTCAATTAGGTACATCGTACCGTATTTTACTAATTACTGGTTCTAACACAGGTGGTAAAACAGTTTCCCTTAAAACATTGGGCTTGTTGAGCTTGATGAATCAATGTGGTCTATTTATCCCTGCTGATCACGGTTCTATGTTACCAGTATTCCATAATATCTTTGCCGACATTGGAGACGAGCAAAGTATTGAGGCCAGCCTTAGTACGTTCTCTGCTCATATGACACAAGTTATTTCCATCATCAAACATTGTGGTCCTAACGACTTGGTTTTACTGGATGAACTTGGGTCTGGTACTGATCCAGAAGAAGGTAGTGCACTTGCCGTATCTATTCTTGAGTTCTTCCGTAAAAAAGGTGCCCTTATGGTGGTAAGTACCCATTATAATGAGCTTAAAAATTATGCGTACCATACGGAAGGTATTGAAAATGGCCACGTAGAGTTTGATGAGCGTACCTTAAAACCTACATATCGACTCCATATCGGCGTAGCCGGCAGTAGCCATGCGTTAAGCATTGCTGCACGTTTAGGCTTACCAAAAGACATTGTAGAACGCGCAACAGAGTATAAATCTCAATTTGGTAGTCATGAAATGGAAGAAGTTCTTTCCGACTTAAACGAACAACTTCGTAAAGCCTCTGAACGTGAAAGAGCGTTAAAGAAAGAGCTTGATGAAACACGTCGTATGCGTGGCCAACTAGAGAAGGAAAAGAAACAGTTTAATGAAAAACGTAAACAAATCTTATCTAAAGCTCAGGCCGATGCAGAATCCATGAAACGTAGTTTACGCGTTGAAGGGGAAGCGATTATCAAGCAATTGAAAACGCAATTCTCTGAAACAAATAAGGATAGGCGTCAATCGGCTATTAATGCAGCACGTATGGGAATTTCTAGTGTTCATGTACCAGAAGCTCCAGTGGATGATGAGCGTAAGTCGTTAACTGCAGATGCTATTAAGGTTGGCCAAGCTGTTTATGTTACATCCTTGCGTTCGTTAGGTACTGTGTTATCTATCAATGGTAATCGTGTGAATGTTGATATTAATGGGCTAACAGCCACCGTTAAGGTTAGCGAATTACAATCTACTACACGTGAAGAAGGCAACAAACTCGCACGTGAACAAAAAGCAGTTATGCCTAAAACAAGAAAACGTATGGGTGGCTCGGCAGTACAACGTCAAAAAGAAGTCCGTACGGAAATTAATATTCTTGGTCAAACAGTAGATGAAGCGATCGTTTCTGTAGGTAGATTCATTGACCAAGCTTTGCTTGGTGGTGTTAATCAAGTGCGTATTATTCATGGTAAGGGTACAGGTGCATTACGTGAAGGCGTTCACCAATATTTACGTACCTTGCCTCATGTAGCGCACTTTGAAACAGCCGGTTATGATGAAGGTGGTGCAGGGGCTACGAATGTAGTTCTTAAATAA
- a CDS encoding NUDIX hydrolase has protein sequence MDKVLSNFLEQREHTVLTDIDVITAAVAVPLLEIDGENHVVFTVRSNTLRRQPGEISFPGGHCEPNDKSGAHAAMRECSEELGIDLDQIELLGNLDCLVSAIGVKLYAIAVRLHTSDLKPNSDEVGEVFTVPLQYLLDMEPTVGHLDIATRPLRDFPFHLLEGYNIDWKIRQNYSVYFYPYKQYTIWGLTGRVLKNFLDIYREVYLHINAHIN, from the coding sequence ATGGACAAAGTACTAAGCAACTTTTTAGAACAACGAGAACATACTGTTCTTACAGATATTGATGTTATCACGGCGGCAGTAGCCGTGCCTCTATTAGAAATCGATGGAGAAAATCATGTGGTGTTTACTGTGCGTAGTAATACATTGCGACGTCAACCTGGTGAAATCAGTTTCCCTGGCGGGCACTGTGAACCTAATGATAAAAGTGGTGCTCATGCAGCCATGCGTGAATGCTCTGAGGAACTCGGTATAGACTTAGATCAAATTGAACTGCTAGGAAATTTAGACTGTTTAGTATCCGCAATAGGTGTAAAACTATACGCCATAGCAGTGCGACTACATACAAGTGATTTAAAACCAAATTCCGATGAAGTAGGAGAGGTATTTACGGTTCCCTTACAATATCTACTAGACATGGAACCAACCGTAGGTCACTTAGACATAGCTACAAGACCGTTGCGTGATTTTCCGTTTCATCTATTAGAAGGATATAATATTGACTGGAAAATTAGACAAAACTACTCCGTCTATTTCTATCCCTATAAACAATACACCATATGGGGACTTACGGGGCGAGTACTAAAGAACTTTTTAGATATATATAGGGAAGTTTATTTGCATATTAATGCTCATATAAATTGA